Proteins encoded together in one Kutzneria kofuensis window:
- a CDS encoding LacI family DNA-binding transcriptional regulator, whose protein sequence is MPVTLVEVAARAGVSPATVSRVLNGNYPVAESTRQRVEQAVRELDYVVNAHARALLHATSGIVGVVLNDASDPFFAGIARGIQGAAAETSRLSVICNSEGDPEQEFAFLDLLRGHRADAVILVGAAPEDEEYRAEATTRAKGMRSNGTRLVLCGRPSPGPDAPGDVVEIDNGGGSAAITRHLVQLGHRRIAYITGPDGRTTTTSRLAGFRQALADSGVAADENLVVHGDFSRQAGREAVEQLLAAGREFTAVLAANDLVAAGAVSALRAAGRRVPEDVSVAGYDDLPTAMDVWPNLTTVHVPLEEIGRKAVELAFGPADTQTVVTVPTELVVRESTAAAR, encoded by the coding sequence ATGCCCGTCACGCTGGTCGAGGTGGCCGCCCGCGCCGGCGTGTCGCCGGCCACGGTGTCCCGCGTGCTCAACGGCAACTACCCGGTCGCGGAGAGCACGCGACAGCGGGTGGAGCAGGCCGTGCGCGAGCTGGACTACGTGGTCAACGCGCACGCCCGGGCGCTGCTGCACGCCACCAGCGGCATCGTCGGCGTGGTGCTCAACGACGCGTCGGACCCGTTCTTCGCCGGCATCGCGCGGGGCATCCAGGGAGCGGCGGCGGAGACCAGCCGGCTGTCGGTGATCTGCAACTCCGAGGGCGACCCCGAGCAGGAGTTCGCGTTCCTGGACCTGCTGCGCGGGCACCGGGCGGACGCGGTGATCCTGGTCGGCGCGGCGCCGGAGGACGAGGAGTACCGGGCCGAGGCGACCACGCGGGCCAAGGGCATGCGCAGCAACGGGACGCGGCTGGTGCTGTGCGGGCGGCCCTCCCCCGGGCCGGACGCGCCCGGCGACGTCGTGGAGATCGACAACGGCGGCGGGTCGGCGGCGATCACCCGGCATCTCGTCCAGCTCGGGCACCGCCGCATCGCGTACATCACCGGCCCGGACGGCCGCACCACGACGACGTCCCGGCTGGCCGGCTTCCGCCAGGCGCTGGCCGACTCCGGCGTCGCGGCCGACGAGAACCTGGTGGTGCACGGCGACTTCAGCCGGCAGGCCGGCCGTGAGGCGGTGGAGCAACTGCTCGCCGCCGGCCGCGAGTTCACCGCCGTGCTGGCGGCGAACGACCTGGTCGCGGCGGGTGCGGTGAGCGCGCTGCGGGCGGCGGGGCGGCGGGTGCCGGAGGACGTGTCCGTCGCCGGCTACGACGACCTGCCGACCGCGATGGACGTGTGGCCGAACCTGACGACCGTGCACGTTCCGCTGGAGGAGATCGGGCGCAAGGCCGTGGAGCTGGCGTTCGGCCCCGCCGACACGCAGACCGTGGTCACCGTGCCGACGGAACTGGTGGTCCGGGAGTCCACCGCCGCCGCGCGCTGA
- a CDS encoding MarR family winged helix-turn-helix transcriptional regulator, producing the protein MVPETVEPGTVVARLARVTERALARVELTLPQYRMLSVLTSANPSTASRVAWMLSVKPATVTAVMDGLVAGGYVRREPDPNDRRKIAHVVTDTGRELLDAANAQIRGHLTGLAAFLDEEQAEQAMAALSLWHQALVNARKAEWAAREGAQRGECR; encoded by the coding sequence GTGGTTCCCGAAACAGTCGAACCGGGCACGGTCGTCGCCAGGCTGGCCAGGGTCACCGAGCGTGCGCTGGCCCGCGTGGAGCTGACGCTGCCGCAGTACCGGATGCTGTCCGTGCTGACGTCGGCAAATCCGTCGACGGCGTCGCGGGTGGCGTGGATGCTGTCGGTCAAGCCGGCCACCGTCACGGCGGTGATGGACGGCCTGGTCGCGGGCGGCTACGTCCGGCGGGAACCCGATCCGAACGACCGGCGCAAGATCGCGCACGTCGTCACCGACACCGGCCGGGAGCTGCTGGACGCGGCGAACGCGCAGATCCGGGGCCATCTGACCGGGCTGGCCGCGTTCCTCGACGAGGAGCAGGCCGAGCAGGCGATGGCCGCGCTGTCGCTGTGGCACCAGGCGCTGGTGAATGCCAGGAAAGCAGAATGGGCCGCCCGCGAGGGCGCGCAGAGGGGGGAATGCAGGTGA
- a CDS encoding Gfo/Idh/MocA family protein yields the protein MNGVTGRMGYNQHLLRSVLAIREQGGLAVSDGMVIWPEPVLVGRNEDRIRAIAERHGIDRWTTDVAKALAEPDVEIYFDAQVTSARVEGVLAAIDAGKHIYCEKPTAESLEDALHLARTATAAGVKTGVVQDKLFLPGLRKLKRLVDGGFFGRILSVRGEFGYWVFEGDWQPAQRPSWNYRAEEGGGIVLDMFCHWQYVLRDIFGPVRSVQALTATHIPQRVDERGNTYAATADDAAYGIFELDGGIVAQINSSWATRVNRDELVEFHVDGTEGSAVAGLRHCRVQHRSATPKAVWNPDLPSPVDFRKQWQEVPDNTEFDNGFKEQWELFLRHVVLDEPWHWDLLAGARGVQLAELGLKSAAEGRRIAVPELTL from the coding sequence ATGAACGGCGTGACCGGCCGCATGGGCTACAACCAGCACCTGCTGCGCTCCGTGCTGGCCATCCGCGAGCAGGGCGGCCTCGCCGTCTCCGACGGCATGGTGATCTGGCCGGAACCGGTGCTCGTCGGCCGCAACGAGGACCGGATCCGGGCGATCGCCGAGCGCCACGGCATCGACCGCTGGACCACGGACGTGGCCAAGGCCCTGGCCGAGCCGGACGTGGAGATCTACTTCGACGCCCAGGTGACCTCCGCCCGCGTGGAGGGCGTCCTCGCCGCGATCGACGCCGGCAAGCACATCTACTGCGAGAAGCCGACCGCCGAGTCACTCGAGGACGCCCTGCACCTGGCCAGGACCGCGACCGCGGCCGGCGTGAAAACCGGCGTGGTGCAGGACAAGCTGTTCCTCCCCGGCCTGCGCAAGCTCAAGCGGCTGGTCGACGGCGGCTTCTTCGGCCGGATCCTGTCCGTGCGCGGCGAGTTCGGCTACTGGGTGTTCGAGGGCGACTGGCAGCCGGCGCAGCGCCCGTCCTGGAACTACCGCGCCGAGGAGGGCGGCGGCATCGTGCTCGACATGTTCTGCCACTGGCAGTACGTGTTACGCGACATCTTCGGCCCGGTCCGCAGCGTGCAAGCGCTTACCGCGACGCACATCCCGCAGCGCGTCGACGAGCGCGGCAACACCTACGCCGCGACCGCCGACGACGCCGCGTACGGCATCTTCGAGCTGGACGGCGGCATCGTCGCGCAGATCAACTCCTCCTGGGCGACCCGGGTGAACCGGGACGAGCTCGTCGAGTTCCATGTGGACGGTACGGAGGGCAGCGCCGTCGCCGGGCTGCGGCACTGCCGCGTGCAACACCGCTCCGCCACGCCGAAGGCGGTGTGGAACCCCGATCTCCCCTCCCCCGTGGACTTCCGCAAGCAGTGGCAGGAAGTTCCGGACAACACCGAGTTCGACAACGGCTTCAAGGAGCAGTGGGAACTGTTCCTGCGGCACGTGGTGCTGGACGAGCCGTGGCACTGGGACCTGCTCGCCGGCGCGCGGGGCGTGCAGCTGGCGGAGCTGGGCCTGAAGTCGGCCGCCGAGGGCCGCCGCATCGCCGTTCCGGAGCTGACGCTGTGA
- a CDS encoding ABC transporter ATP-binding protein yields MTFPGGGGGMFGAGRAGAAGLPFAGVPSEMQAGVDKLLATEPEHPEPEVVFEHGRPDPDGSRLSLRRLVRPYWAMSLLAGVLVVVEALTLQAGPKLTQIGIDDGIIARNFGVLVLVAVAFLVSLLLTGFAQAARVKVTGRIAAWVMNDLRVRVFTQLQRLSLDFYTGEKAGVIMTRMTSDIENLQQLLQDGLVQFAIQGLTMVVVTAILFTFDVRLALITVVLVVPILTVMSLWFHRASSKGYIRVRDNIAAVLADLSESLQGVRIVTAHNRQRHNTEHHRQVTGRYYETNVQTGRINSIYGPGTQVVGVAGQLALLAIGAGMVAAGQLTIGELVAFLLYLGAFFQPIQQLVQLYSTYQQGQSSITKLKSLLGTTPDVVEAPGAVDLPPVQGQITFDDVTFGYDSSRPVISGVSLDIRAGETVAFVGPTGAGKSTLAKLVTRFYDPTSGRVLIDGHDLRDVRIESLRRQLGVVPQEPFLFAGPLRDNIRFASPDASDDEVWAALRAVGLVEVVERMPQGLDTVVQERGQSLSSGERQLVALARAFLAQPRVLVLDEATSNLDLQSETKIEDALDVLLEQRTAILIAHRLSTAMKADRIVVVDDGRIVEVGSHDQLVAAGGKYTQMYATWTSQAAEVH; encoded by the coding sequence ATGACGTTTCCCGGAGGTGGCGGCGGCATGTTCGGCGCCGGGCGGGCCGGCGCGGCCGGGCTGCCGTTCGCGGGCGTGCCGTCGGAGATGCAGGCCGGGGTGGACAAGCTGCTGGCGACCGAGCCCGAGCACCCGGAGCCGGAGGTCGTCTTCGAGCACGGGCGGCCCGATCCCGACGGCTCTCGGCTGAGCCTTCGGCGCCTGGTGCGGCCGTACTGGGCGATGTCGCTGCTGGCCGGCGTGCTCGTGGTCGTGGAGGCGTTGACCCTGCAGGCCGGTCCGAAGCTGACCCAGATCGGCATCGACGACGGCATCATCGCCCGCAACTTCGGCGTGTTGGTGCTGGTCGCCGTCGCGTTCCTGGTCAGCCTGCTGCTCACCGGGTTCGCGCAGGCCGCGCGGGTCAAGGTGACCGGGCGGATCGCCGCGTGGGTGATGAACGACCTGCGGGTGCGGGTCTTCACCCAGCTGCAGCGGCTGTCGCTGGACTTCTACACCGGCGAGAAGGCCGGCGTGATCATGACCCGGATGACCAGCGACATCGAGAACCTGCAGCAGCTGCTGCAGGACGGTCTCGTGCAGTTCGCCATCCAGGGCCTGACCATGGTCGTGGTGACCGCCATCCTGTTCACCTTCGACGTGCGGCTGGCGCTGATCACCGTCGTGCTGGTGGTGCCGATTCTCACCGTGATGTCCCTGTGGTTCCACCGCGCCTCCAGCAAGGGCTACATCCGGGTTCGGGACAACATCGCCGCCGTGCTCGCCGACCTTTCCGAGAGCCTGCAGGGTGTTCGCATCGTCACCGCGCACAACCGGCAGCGGCACAACACCGAGCACCACCGTCAGGTCACCGGCAGGTACTACGAGACCAACGTCCAAACCGGACGGATCAACTCCATCTACGGACCGGGCACCCAGGTCGTCGGCGTGGCCGGGCAGCTCGCGCTGCTGGCGATCGGCGCCGGCATGGTCGCGGCCGGTCAGCTCACCATCGGCGAGCTGGTCGCCTTCCTGCTGTACCTCGGGGCTTTCTTCCAGCCCATTCAGCAGCTGGTGCAGCTGTACAGCACGTACCAGCAGGGGCAGTCGTCCATCACCAAGCTGAAGTCGTTGCTGGGCACGACCCCCGACGTCGTCGAGGCCCCCGGCGCCGTCGACCTGCCGCCCGTGCAGGGCCAGATCACCTTCGACGACGTCACCTTCGGCTACGACTCTTCTCGGCCGGTGATTTCGGGAGTGTCGTTGGACATTCGCGCCGGCGAGACCGTGGCCTTCGTCGGCCCCACCGGCGCCGGCAAGTCCACTTTGGCCAAGCTCGTCACCCGCTTCTACGACCCCACTTCCGGGCGGGTACTCATCGACGGCCACGATCTCCGTGATGTCCGCATCGAGTCCCTTCGCCGCCAGCTCGGTGTCGTGCCCCAGGAGCCGTTCCTGTTCGCCGGGCCGCTCCGTGACAACATCCGCTTCGCCTCCCCCGACGCTTCCGACGACGAGGTCTGGGCCGCCCTCCGCGCCGTCGGTCTGGTCGAGGTCGTCGAGCGGATGCCCCAGGGTCTCGACACCGTCGTCCAGGAGCGGGGCCAGTCCCTCTCCTCCGGCGAACGTCAGCTGGTGGCCCTGGCCCGCGCCTTCCTGGCCCAGCCTCGCGTGTTGGTCCTGGACGAGGCCACCTCCAACCTGGACCTCCAGTCCGAGACCAAGATCGAGGACGCCCTGGACGTCCTCCTGGAGCAGCGCACCGCCATCCTCATCGCGCACCGCCTGTCCACCGCCATGAAGGCCGACCGCATCGTCGTCGTCGACGACGGCCGCATCGTCGAGGTCGGCTCCCACGACCAGCTCGTCGCCGCCGGCGGCAAGTACACCCAGATGTACGCCACCTGGACCAGCCAAGCCGCCGAGGTCCACTGA
- a CDS encoding DoxX family protein, protein MSRWSDENGGLDYGLLVLRLMLAVAMGAHGLMQVFGLFGGPGMARFGTLLQGYGFSRNIEFLTWLTGITEVAGAVLLVLGLFTPLAAAGLLGVGISAVRAKWTGGFTQGEGFELELTLTVIAFALLLTGPGWYALDRHTAWRRKPLGFAIGGIIVAVGGAVAVSSLF, encoded by the coding sequence ATGTCCCGTTGGTCGGACGAGAACGGCGGCCTGGACTACGGGCTCCTGGTGCTGCGGCTGATGCTGGCGGTCGCGATGGGGGCGCACGGGCTGATGCAGGTGTTCGGCCTGTTCGGCGGCCCGGGCATGGCGAGGTTCGGCACGCTGCTGCAGGGGTACGGCTTCAGCCGCAACATCGAGTTCCTGACCTGGTTGACGGGGATCACCGAGGTGGCGGGGGCGGTGCTGCTGGTGCTGGGCCTGTTCACGCCGCTGGCAGCGGCGGGCCTGCTGGGGGTGGGCATCAGCGCGGTGCGGGCGAAGTGGACGGGCGGGTTCACCCAGGGCGAGGGCTTCGAGCTGGAGCTCACCCTGACGGTGATCGCGTTCGCTCTGCTCCTGACCGGTCCGGGCTGGTACGCGCTGGACCGGCACACGGCCTGGCGGCGCAAGCCCCTGGGCTTCGCGATCGGCGGCATCATCGTGGCCGTGGGTGGGGCAGTGGCGGTCAGTTCGCTCTTCTGA
- a CDS encoding ABC transporter ATP-binding protein — translation MSKTYPPPTAVIDPDPSRSWLRRAWPLVKAHRLMFGTALVSSAIGLLVAVQVPKLIQDALDNSIVTNRVPLSEYLWWLVGLTAVMLIAGFLARQLLFRTAYKIEYDLRNIMYEHLTGLSFPFYDRVQTGQLISRANSDIRSVQMYLAFAPFMLVQCAISLVSFGYMLAISVPLAIVAMLPMPLVFLTSRRMQRSMFPVSWLIQARLADVATVVDENVNGARVVKSFAAERRQLSLLQKAAIKVRWAYIKDADLRARWTPAVQNLPRVGMAIVLVFGGYLAIQGVLGVGAILAFNSYLLMLQVPFQMLGMLIMMGQRASASAKRLYEVLDEKPEIVDAPSAVELTDARGDVEFRDVRFGYGDGPDVLNGLSLRLGSGETVALVGRTGSGKSTVARLLPRFYDVRAGSVTVDGHDVREVTLHSLRDTVGIVLDEPFLFSASVRDNIAYGRPDADITDIERVARLAGAHEFIMGLSEGYDTVIGERGYTLSGGQRQRLAIARTLLVNPPVLVLDDATSAIDVQVEQEIHAGLRTLFAGRTTLIIAHRLSTISLADRVVLLDGGEIVADGTHAELLENTPLYAEVLAQANESVEELGGVAR, via the coding sequence GTGAGCAAGACCTATCCGCCGCCGACGGCCGTGATCGACCCCGATCCGAGCCGGTCCTGGCTGCGGCGGGCGTGGCCGCTGGTCAAGGCACACCGGCTGATGTTCGGCACCGCGCTGGTGTCGTCCGCGATCGGCCTGCTGGTCGCCGTGCAGGTGCCGAAGCTGATCCAGGACGCCCTGGACAACTCGATCGTGACCAACCGGGTGCCGCTGTCGGAGTACCTGTGGTGGCTGGTCGGGTTGACCGCGGTGATGCTGATCGCCGGCTTCCTCGCGCGGCAGCTGCTGTTCCGCACCGCGTACAAGATCGAGTACGATCTGCGCAACATCATGTACGAGCACCTGACCGGCCTGTCCTTCCCGTTCTACGACCGGGTGCAGACCGGGCAGCTGATCTCCCGGGCCAACTCCGACATCCGGTCGGTGCAGATGTACCTGGCGTTCGCGCCGTTCATGCTGGTGCAGTGCGCCATCTCGCTGGTCTCCTTCGGCTACATGCTGGCGATCAGCGTGCCGCTGGCGATCGTGGCCATGCTGCCGATGCCGCTGGTGTTCCTGACCTCTCGGCGCATGCAGCGCTCGATGTTCCCGGTGTCATGGCTGATCCAGGCCCGCCTGGCGGACGTGGCGACCGTGGTCGACGAGAACGTCAACGGCGCCCGCGTGGTGAAGTCGTTCGCGGCCGAACGGCGTCAGCTGTCGCTGCTGCAGAAGGCGGCGATCAAGGTTCGCTGGGCGTACATCAAGGACGCCGACCTGCGGGCGCGGTGGACCCCGGCGGTGCAGAACCTGCCGCGGGTGGGCATGGCGATCGTGCTGGTGTTCGGCGGGTACCTCGCCATTCAGGGGGTGCTGGGGGTCGGCGCCATCCTGGCGTTCAACTCGTACCTGCTGATGCTGCAGGTGCCGTTCCAGATGCTCGGCATGCTGATCATGATGGGTCAGCGGGCGTCGGCGTCGGCCAAGCGGCTGTACGAGGTGCTCGACGAGAAGCCGGAGATCGTGGACGCCCCGTCGGCCGTCGAGCTGACGGACGCCCGGGGCGACGTCGAGTTCCGGGACGTGCGGTTCGGCTACGGCGACGGGCCCGATGTGCTGAACGGATTGTCGCTGCGGCTCGGCAGCGGGGAAACCGTTGCGCTGGTTGGCCGGACCGGCAGCGGAAAGTCCACCGTGGCCAGGCTGCTGCCGCGTTTCTACGACGTGCGCGCGGGTTCCGTCACCGTGGACGGGCACGACGTGCGGGAGGTGACCCTGCACAGCCTGCGGGACACCGTCGGCATCGTGCTGGACGAGCCGTTCCTGTTCTCCGCCTCCGTGCGGGACAACATCGCCTACGGACGGCCGGACGCGGACATCACCGACATCGAGCGGGTGGCCCGGCTGGCCGGCGCGCACGAGTTCATCATGGGGCTGTCCGAGGGCTACGACACCGTGATCGGCGAGCGCGGCTACACCCTGTCCGGCGGGCAGCGGCAGCGGCTCGCGATCGCCCGGACGTTGCTGGTGAACCCGCCGGTGCTGGTGCTCGACGACGCCACCAGCGCCATCGACGTCCAGGTGGAGCAGGAGATCCACGCCGGGCTGCGGACGCTGTTCGCCGGACGGACCACGTTGATCATCGCGCACCGGCTGTCCACCATCAGCCTCGCCGACCGGGTGGTGCTGCTGGACGGCGGGGAGATCGTCGCCGACGGCACCCATGCCGAGCTGTTGGAGAACACGCCGCTGTACGCCGAGGTGTTGGCGCAGGCCAACGAGAGTGTCGAGGAACTGGGGGGTGTGGCGCGATGA
- a CDS encoding sugar phosphate isomerase/epimerase family protein — MSELARLSINSETIKQWSLEELVAGCVEAGVPGVAPWREPVAAYGLQRAARLIRDAGLAVTSLCRGGFYTVAEPTARKAALDDNRRAIDEAAELNCPVLVLVSGGLGDQDRDLKGARIRVAEALAELAPYAGERGVTLAIEPLHPMFCSDRCVVSTLSQAIDLALPFPAEQVGVVVDTYHCWWEPDLEAQIRRAGETGRLALFQVADWITPLPEGVLLGRGQLGDGHVPLREIRRLVDATGHDGPVEVEIFNAGMRARDGAEVLAEVVQRYRDHLV, encoded by the coding sequence GTGAGCGAGCTGGCCCGACTCAGCATCAACAGCGAGACGATCAAGCAGTGGTCGCTGGAGGAACTCGTCGCCGGCTGCGTCGAGGCGGGCGTGCCGGGTGTGGCGCCATGGCGGGAACCGGTCGCGGCGTACGGGCTGCAGCGGGCGGCGCGGCTGATCCGGGACGCCGGGCTGGCGGTGACGAGCCTGTGCCGGGGCGGCTTCTACACCGTCGCGGAGCCGACCGCCCGAAAAGCCGCCCTCGACGACAACCGGCGCGCGATCGACGAGGCAGCTGAACTGAACTGTCCAGTACTGGTCCTCGTGTCCGGCGGTCTCGGCGACCAGGACCGGGACCTGAAAGGCGCTCGCATCAGGGTCGCCGAGGCGCTGGCGGAGCTCGCGCCGTATGCCGGCGAGCGCGGAGTGACGCTGGCGATCGAGCCGCTGCACCCGATGTTCTGCTCGGACCGCTGCGTGGTGTCGACGCTGAGCCAGGCGATCGACCTCGCGCTGCCGTTCCCCGCCGAGCAGGTCGGCGTCGTCGTGGACACGTACCACTGCTGGTGGGAGCCCGACCTGGAGGCGCAGATCAGGCGGGCCGGCGAGACCGGACGGCTGGCGCTGTTCCAGGTCGCCGACTGGATCACGCCGCTGCCCGAGGGCGTGCTGCTCGGCCGCGGCCAGCTCGGCGACGGTCACGTGCCGCTGCGGGAGATCCGCCGGCTGGTGGACGCCACCGGGCACGACGGGCCGGTCGAAGTGGAGATCTTCAACGCCGGGATGCGGGCGCGGGACGGGGCCGAGGTGCTCGCGGAGGTCGTCCAGCGATACCGTGATCACCTGGTCTAA
- the malQ gene encoding 4-alpha-glucanotransferase — MDDQLVELADAHGVATWYEGSERRRVEVPADVVVSVLAKLGVKADTPEAIREALAEVKRDELPPTIVLRAGETRPLPTTATIRTEDGRTIQTDEVPGDLPLGWHTLTTGDREITLVVAPKSLPEPPRTWGWMLQLYAMHSRDSWGVGDLADLRDFVTWSRETGAGVVLLNPMHAVAPVHPIQPSPYSPSSRRHTNPVYIRVTDTREYLEADDATKAAVDALKPDQATELIDYDQVWDANIAALELLKPKERREGDDFATYCALAEKHGADYREWPEELRHPDNPAVQEQADPDRVSFHAWLQELCDRQLEAARQAADDMTVGIVHDLPVGVDPGGADAWALQDVLAPGVTVGAPPDAFNQQGQNWSLPPWHPRKLAEAGYKPYRDLLRAVFRHSQGLRIDHIAGLWRLWWIPAGDARKGTYVRYDAEAMTGILALEAHRANAVVIGEDLGTVEPVVTETLHANNMLSSAVLWFERDDDGAMLPQQEWPERAAASISTHDLPTAAGFLRSEHVRVRAELNVLAGDVDAEYAQAAKERRELQAVLDLDESAAEEDVIIAMHALLAGTPCRLVLASPYDVIGETRQPNLPGTVDEYPNWRIPFPTNLAAFMADPRVRRAVDTIGRR, encoded by the coding sequence ATGGATGATCAGCTGGTGGAGCTGGCCGACGCCCACGGGGTGGCCACCTGGTACGAGGGCAGCGAGCGGCGCCGGGTGGAGGTGCCGGCCGACGTGGTGGTCTCGGTGCTGGCCAAGCTCGGCGTGAAGGCGGACACACCGGAAGCGATCCGCGAGGCGTTGGCCGAGGTCAAGCGGGACGAGCTGCCGCCGACGATCGTGCTGCGCGCCGGCGAGACAAGGCCCCTCCCCACAACCGCCACGATCCGCACCGAAGACGGCCGGACCATCCAGACCGACGAGGTCCCCGGCGACCTGCCGCTGGGCTGGCACACGCTGACCACCGGCGACCGGGAGATCACGCTGGTGGTGGCCCCGAAGAGCCTGCCGGAGCCGCCGAGGACCTGGGGCTGGATGCTGCAGCTGTACGCGATGCACTCCCGCGACTCCTGGGGCGTGGGCGACCTCGCGGACCTCCGAGACTTCGTCACGTGGTCGAGGGAGACGGGCGCGGGGGTGGTGCTGCTGAACCCGATGCACGCGGTGGCGCCGGTGCACCCGATCCAGCCCTCGCCGTACTCCCCCTCCAGCCGCCGGCACACGAACCCGGTGTACATCCGCGTGACGGACACGAGGGAGTACCTCGAAGCGGATGACGCCACGAAGGCGGCCGTCGATGCGCTGAAGCCGGACCAGGCGACGGAGCTGATCGACTACGACCAGGTCTGGGACGCGAACATCGCGGCGCTTGAGCTGCTGAAGCCGAAGGAACGGCGAGAAGGCGACGACTTCGCGACGTACTGCGCGCTGGCGGAGAAGCACGGGGCGGACTACCGGGAATGGCCGGAGGAGCTGCGGCACCCGGACAACCCGGCGGTGCAGGAGCAGGCCGACCCCGACCGGGTCTCCTTCCACGCCTGGCTGCAGGAACTGTGCGACCGGCAGCTGGAAGCGGCCCGGCAGGCGGCGGACGACATGACGGTGGGCATCGTGCACGACCTGCCGGTCGGCGTGGATCCTGGCGGCGCGGACGCCTGGGCGTTGCAGGACGTCCTGGCCCCGGGGGTGACGGTCGGAGCGCCGCCGGACGCGTTCAACCAGCAGGGCCAGAACTGGTCACTGCCGCCGTGGCACCCGCGAAAGCTGGCCGAGGCCGGCTACAAGCCGTACCGAGACCTGCTCCGGGCGGTGTTCCGGCACTCGCAGGGCCTGCGTATCGACCACATCGCGGGCCTGTGGCGGCTGTGGTGGATCCCGGCCGGCGACGCCCGCAAGGGCACGTACGTCCGCTACGACGCTGAGGCGATGACGGGGATCCTCGCGCTGGAGGCGCACCGCGCCAACGCGGTGGTGATCGGCGAGGACCTCGGCACGGTGGAACCGGTCGTCACGGAAACGTTGCACGCCAACAACATGCTGTCCTCGGCGGTGCTGTGGTTCGAGCGGGACGACGACGGCGCCATGCTGCCGCAGCAGGAGTGGCCGGAGCGGGCGGCGGCCAGCATCAGCACCCACGACCTGCCGACGGCGGCGGGCTTCCTGCGCAGCGAGCACGTCCGCGTCAGGGCCGAGCTCAACGTGCTCGCGGGTGACGTGGACGCCGAGTACGCGCAGGCGGCCAAGGAGCGGCGGGAGCTCCAGGCCGTCCTCGACCTCGACGAGTCGGCCGCCGAGGAGGACGTGATCATCGCGATGCACGCCCTGCTGGCCGGCACCCCGTGCCGGCTGGTGCTGGCCTCCCCGTACGACGTGATCGGTGAGACCCGGCAGCCGAATCTACCGGGTACGGTCGACGAGTACCCCAACTGGCGCATCCCGTTCCCGACGAATCTGGCGGCGTTCATGGCGGACCCCCGGGTCCGGCGGGCGGTCGACACGATCGGGCGACGTTGA
- a CDS encoding dihydrodipicolinate synthase family protein: MSEREGTIQHCEPARGPSYSERQRGRSVSSRIIFAAAHVVADPDDNTKVDWDATLAFRRHLWQRGLGVAEAMDTAQRGMGLDWPTAAELIKRSAAEADGGLLACGAGTDQLTTPPTSLDQVIAAYTEQLSVVESAGAQPILMASRQLAALARDADDYHEVYGRLLGQLSDKAILHWLGPMFDPALTGYWGSEDLDEATETFLAVIEANAERVDGVKISLLDAEREIQLRRRLPTGVRCYTGDDFNYPRLIAGDEHGHSDALLGVFDPLAVVAERAIGRLDLGDIEGFLATLEPTVPLARHVFEAPTRFYKTGVVFLAWLGGYQDHFSMIGGLETARSREHLLRCYELAAELDLFADPELAARRAALL; this comes from the coding sequence GTGAGCGAGCGCGAGGGAACCATCCAGCACTGCGAGCCTGCTCGCGGACCTTCGTACTCCGAGCGTCAGCGAGGAAGGTCCGTGAGCAGCCGGATCATCTTCGCCGCCGCGCACGTCGTCGCCGACCCGGACGACAACACCAAGGTCGACTGGGACGCCACGCTGGCGTTCCGCCGCCACCTCTGGCAGCGCGGGCTGGGTGTCGCCGAGGCGATGGACACCGCGCAGCGCGGCATGGGCCTGGACTGGCCGACCGCCGCCGAGCTGATCAAGCGCTCCGCCGCCGAGGCGGACGGCGGCCTGCTGGCCTGCGGCGCCGGAACCGACCAGCTGACCACGCCGCCGACGAGCCTGGACCAGGTGATCGCGGCGTACACCGAGCAGCTGTCGGTGGTGGAAAGCGCTGGGGCGCAACCGATCCTGATGGCCAGCCGGCAGCTCGCCGCGCTCGCCCGGGATGCCGACGACTATCACGAGGTGTACGGCCGGCTGCTGGGGCAGCTGTCGGACAAGGCGATCCTGCACTGGCTGGGCCCGATGTTCGACCCGGCGCTGACGGGCTACTGGGGCAGCGAGGACCTGGACGAGGCCACCGAGACGTTCCTGGCGGTGATCGAGGCCAACGCCGAGCGCGTCGACGGCGTGAAGATCTCGCTGCTCGACGCCGAACGGGAGATCCAGCTGCGCCGCCGGCTGCCGACGGGCGTGCGCTGCTACACCGGCGACGACTTCAACTACCCGCGGCTGATCGCCGGCGACGAGCACGGCCACAGCGACGCGCTGCTGGGCGTCTTCGACCCGCTCGCGGTCGTCGCCGAGCGGGCGATCGGCCGGCTGGATCTCGGCGACATCGAGGGCTTCCTCGCCACGCTGGAGCCGACGGTTCCGTTGGCACGGCACGTGTTCGAGGCGCCGACCCGGTTCTACAAGACGGGCGTGGTGTTCCTGGCCTGGCTGGGCGGCTACCAGGACCACTTCAGCATGATCGGCGGCCTTGAGACGGCCAGGTCCCGCGAGCACCTGCTGCGCTGCTACGAGCTGGCGGCCGAGCTGGACCTGTTCGCCGATCCGGAGCTGGCCGCACGCAGGGCGGCCCTGCTGTGA